The Streptomyces sp. NBC_01268 genome segment GAGGCCGTGCAGGACGTCGGCGCGCAGCGCGGCGCCCGTGGCGTCCTCGGCGAGGGTGCGGGTCAGTTGGAACGGGCTCACGGGGAGGGCTCCTTGAGCGGGGTGAGGACGACGCCGGACCGGGTCGCGGTGAGGACCGTGTGGTCCGGCACCGCGCTCCAGCGCGGGTCGTCGTCGTACGGTTCGGAGGCCACGACCGTGCGGTCGGGACCGGTGAGACAGCTGAGCGAGTTCCCCCAGGCCGTGGCCGTGATCGTCGATCCGTCGGTGAGCAGCAGGTTGAGCCGGGCCCCGGGGGCGGCCTCCGCCACCTCCCGTACGGTCTCGGCGACCGCCCGGTCGGGTGCGTCCCCGGCCCGCAGCCGGTGCAGCACGAGCGCCCACACGAGGGCCGAGTCGGTCCTCGCCTCCAGGGCGAGCAGTTCCGCGGCGGGCAGCGTCGCCGCCAGGGAGGTCAGGGACCCCGGCCAGCCCGGGACGGCCCCGTTGAGGCTGAACAGCCACCGGTCCGCGGCGAAGGGCGCGGCCGCGGCCTCGCCGTCCGCCCCCGGCAGGGTCGCGCCCCGTACGGCGGCGAGCAGCGCCCCGGTCCGGACCACGCGGGCCAGGTCGGCGAAGGAGGGATCGCCCCAGATCGGCACCGCCCGCCGGTAGCGGGCGGGCACCGGGTCGTCCTCGGCCCACCAGCCGACCCCGAAGCCGTCGGCGTTCACCACCCCGCTGGTCTGCGACCGCGGCTCCCAGGACTGGTGCTCCAGGGAGTGCGGCGGCCGCAGCAGCAGTTCGCCGAGCGCCACCGGTTCGCCGAGGAAGGCGAGGTGCCGGCACATCAGACCGGCTCCGCGTCGCGCGCGGTCCGGAAGCCGGAGAAGATCTGCCGCCGCACCGGCAGGTCCCAGTTGCGGAACGTGCCCCGGCAGGCCACCGGGTCGACGGCGAAGGACCCGCCCCGCAGCACCTTGTGCTCGGGCCCGAAGAACACCTCCGAGTACTCCTTGTACGGGAAGGCCCGGAAGCCCGGGTACGGCAGGAAGTCGCTCGCCGTCCACTCCCACACGTCGCCGATCAGCTGGCGCACCCCGAGCGGGGACGCCCCCTCGGGATAGCTCCCGGCGGGCGCCGGCCCCAGGTGCCGCTGCCCCAGATTGGCGTGTACGGGCTCGGGGTCGGCGTCCCCCCACGGATAGCGGCGCGAGCGGCCGGCCGCCGGGTCGTGACGGGCGGCCTTCTCCCACTCCGCCTCGGTGGGGAGCCTGCGGCCGGCCCAGCGGGCGTAGGCGTCCGCCTCGTACCAGCTGACGTGCAGCACCGGCTCCTCCTCGGGCACCGGTTCGGTCACGCCGAACCTGCGGCGCAGCCACCGCCCGCCGTCCTGGTACCAGAACAGCGGTGCCTCGACGGAGTGTTCGCGGATCTGCGCCCATCCCTCGGGCCGCCACCAGCGCTCCTCGCGGTACCCGCCGTCGGCCATGAACGCCTGGTAGGCGCCGTTGGTCACGGGGACGGTGTCGATGAAGAAGGCGGGGACGATCACGGTGTGCGCGGGCCGCTCGTTGTCCAGGGCCCATGGCTCGTCGGAGGTGCCCATCGTGAACGGGCCGCCCGGCACCAGCACCTCGCGCACCACGGGTCCCGAGGTGTGCGTCCGCGGCGGGGCGGGCGCGGAGAGCGCGGCCGGGCCCCTCCGCAGCTGATGGGTGATCAGCATGGTCTCGTCGTGCTGCTGTTCGTGCTGGGCGATCATCCCGAAGGCGAAGCCCGCGTCGACCAGCGGGCGGCCCTCCAGGCGGGTGGTGCCCAGGACGTCCAGGACCCGGCCGCGGACGTCCGCCGCGTACGCCCGGGCCTCCGCCGGGGCCAGCAGCGGCAGCGACGGCCGGGCGGCGCGCGGGTGCCGGAACGCGTCGTACAGCGGGTCGATCTCGGGCCGCAGGGCCTCCCGGCCGGCGACGGCCCGCCACAGCCACTGCTCCTCCTGGTTGCCGATGTGCGCCAGGTCCCACACCAGGGGCGACATCAACGGCGAGTGCTGTGCGGTGAGTTCGGAGTCCTCCACGCAGGAGGT includes the following:
- the egtC gene encoding ergothioneine biosynthesis protein EgtC; this translates as MCRHLAFLGEPVALGELLLRPPHSLEHQSWEPRSQTSGVVNADGFGVGWWAEDDPVPARYRRAVPIWGDPSFADLARVVRTGALLAAVRGATLPGADGEAAAAPFAADRWLFSLNGAVPGWPGSLTSLAATLPAAELLALEARTDSALVWALVLHRLRAGDAPDRAVAETVREVAEAAPGARLNLLLTDGSTITATAWGNSLSCLTGPDRTVVASEPYDDDPRWSAVPDHTVLTATRSGVVLTPLKEPSP
- the egtB gene encoding ergothioneine biosynthesis protein EgtB, which codes for MTGQDTEALRLRAVTALTTARERTALLTSCVEDSELTAQHSPLMSPLVWDLAHIGNQEEQWLWRAVAGREALRPEIDPLYDAFRHPRAARPSLPLLAPAEARAYAADVRGRVLDVLGTTRLEGRPLVDAGFAFGMIAQHEQQHDETMLITHQLRRGPAALSAPAPPRTHTSGPVVREVLVPGGPFTMGTSDEPWALDNERPAHTVIVPAFFIDTVPVTNGAYQAFMADGGYREERWWRPEGWAQIREHSVEAPLFWYQDGGRWLRRRFGVTEPVPEEEPVLHVSWYEADAYARWAGRRLPTEAEWEKAARHDPAAGRSRRYPWGDADPEPVHANLGQRHLGPAPAGSYPEGASPLGVRQLIGDVWEWTASDFLPYPGFRAFPYKEYSEVFFGPEHKVLRGGSFAVDPVACRGTFRNWDLPVRRQIFSGFRTARDAEPV